A genomic stretch from Clavelina lepadiformis chromosome 5, kaClaLepa1.1, whole genome shotgun sequence includes:
- the LOC143460394 gene encoding fibrinogen-like protein 1 has translation MSLLKGMSLKQNWFYYCLLLLPFYLWHCQAVESQAGNILKKVRKISDRLGNQYLFNKDFHHLQNCQNQQQVQKKFAEFTKNQFKFGYLHNELHKECTSIYASGSTSSGIYPIWLKERFQFTYVYCDMELVSTKKGWTTIQRRMNGKINFERGWDDYFRGFGNPRGEHWLGLENMYRLSKQNSTVNQIRRTVVQTPAIGFDLEDWDGVKAFVQYGIFNLKSKTQHYLLDVFSIDDTYKENFSVSPVTGYKFSTPDRDNDNNKHQHCARNEKSGWWFSYCKEANLNGAYPKFKQEMSSGLILWRGWINLNPNNTALRFVSIALHHGKAELRTMH, from the exons ATGTCACTTTTGAAGGGAATGTCgttaaaacaaaactggttttattATTGCTTGCTTTTGTTGCCCTTTTATCTGTGGCATTGTCAAGCAGTTGAAAGTCAAGCTGGTAATATACTAAAGAAAGTTAGAAAAATTAGTGACAGATTAGGAAatcaatatttatttaacaaaGACTTTCATCACCTGCAAAACTGCCAAAATCAACAGCAAgtacaaaaaaagtttgctgaATTCACAAAAAATCAATTCAAGTTTGGTTATTTACACAACGAATTACACAAAG AATGCACAAGTATCTACGCCAGCGGTTCAACATCAAGCGGTATCTACCCGATTTGGCTCAAGGAACGCTTCCAGTTCACCTACGTCTACTGTGATATGGAGCTTGTTTCAACAAAGAAGGGCTGGACAACAATACAAAGAAGAATGAATGGGAAGATCAACTTTGAAAGGGGATGGGACGATTATTTCAGAGGGTTTGGAAACCCAAGGGGTGAACACTGGCTTGGATTGGAAAATATGTATCGTTTGTCGAAGCAAAATTCTACTGTCAATCAAATACGTAGAACAGTTGTACAAACACCTGCAATTGGATTCGATCTTGAAGACTGGGATGGAGTGAAGGCATTTGTACAGTATGGAATTTTTAACCTCAAATCCAAAACACAACATTACTTATTAGATGTGTTTAGTATAGATGACACTTATAAAGAAAACTTTAGCGTTTCACCAGTAACTGGATACAAATTCAGTACACCAGATAGAGACAATGATAATAACAAGCATCAGCATTGTGCCAGAAATGAAAAGTCAGGGTGGTGGTTTTCTTACTGCAAAGAAGCAAACTTAAATGGAGCTTATCCTAAATTCAAGCAAGAAATGAGTTCAGGATTGATTTTGTGGAGAGGTTGGATTAATCTTAATCCAAACAATACTGCTTTAAGATTTGTATCAATAGCGTTGCACCATGGAAAAGCTGAATTACGGACAATGCATTAA